A genome region from Bacillaceae bacterium IKA-2 includes the following:
- a CDS encoding DUF2812 domain-containing protein, whose product MNKTTNMLRPTDFWRIGEHESWFSDMAQEGLHLKKVGLQFVKFTKGKPKMMKYRIDVSQGKKITPEQKEMYSESGWNYVTSYGEFNVFSSSVEANSPELHTDPAEQAYTLNYLDKKLSKTAFVVAVAVLLMIGMLVSIWFFNSANYIALVDGSFIQQSILIIVELYVAYTSLQAAISIRALRKTLSEGKPINHSAPWKRIRKVKLIIASLYIILAIFGAILPIMQLAMNETKTLPVAGTDLPIVRLADIEQNPKLNRGEASSYIRDNVDWGNRYTYNWSLLAPVHYESNENGIVSNEMWKDGSGVYSPSIETRVYQLSLPSIAESLISDLIKRYGLAYRGGDFIEIEHTYFDILIVHEVDEFKEVFAAKGKAVMHVRYHGYAKIDSIIGATAEKITLISD is encoded by the coding sequence GTGAATAAGACTACAAATATGTTAAGACCTACTGATTTCTGGCGTATTGGTGAGCATGAAAGCTGGTTTTCTGATATGGCACAGGAAGGTTTGCATTTAAAAAAAGTTGGATTGCAATTCGTCAAATTTACAAAAGGTAAGCCTAAAATGATGAAATATAGAATAGACGTATCTCAGGGTAAGAAAATAACACCTGAGCAAAAAGAAATGTATTCGGAAAGCGGTTGGAACTATGTAACAAGCTATGGTGAATTTAATGTGTTTTCATCATCGGTTGAAGCAAATTCACCTGAACTGCATACGGATCCCGCAGAGCAAGCGTATACTTTGAATTATCTTGATAAAAAGCTTTCAAAAACTGCGTTTGTAGTTGCTGTTGCAGTATTGTTAATGATAGGAATGCTGGTTTCTATTTGGTTTTTTAATTCAGCGAATTATATAGCCTTAGTTGATGGAAGCTTCATTCAACAGTCAATCTTAATAATTGTTGAATTATATGTAGCATATACTTCGTTACAAGCAGCCATATCTATTCGTGCTTTACGAAAGACTCTTTCAGAGGGAAAGCCAATCAATCACTCTGCGCCATGGAAAAGAATACGTAAGGTAAAGTTAATTATTGCGAGTCTTTATATTATTCTTGCAATTTTTGGTGCTATACTTCCTATAATGCAACTGGCTATGAATGAAACTAAAACATTACCGGTTGCCGGTACAGATTTACCTATTGTTAGACTAGCAGATATTGAGCAAAATCCTAAATTGAATAGAGGAGAGGCATCTTCTTATATTCGAGATAATGTTGATTGGGGCAATCGTTATACATATAATTGGAGTCTATTAGCGCCAGTTCACTATGAATCAAATGAGAACGGAATCGTTTCCAATGAAATGTGGAAGGATGGCAGTGGAGTATACTCACCAAGTATTGAAACAAGGGTTTATCAGTTAAGTTTACCATCTATTGCAGAAAGCCTGATTTCTGATTTGATAAAAAGATATGGTTTGGCATATAGAGGTGGAGATTTTATTGAGATAGAGCATACTTACTTTGATATTTTGATTGTTCATGAGGTGGATGAATTTAAAGAAGTATTTGCTGCTAAAGGAAAAGCAGTAATGCACGTTAGATATCACGGTTATGCCAAAATAGATTCAATTATTGGTGCTACGGCTGAGAAAATCACTTTAATTTCAGATTGA
- a CDS encoding PadR family transcriptional regulator, with amino-acid sequence MAYTGGPMTEAMYYVLLALMNPNHGYSLMSAITEVSHGRVNMGPGTLYGVLARIQKEGLIDLSEDDGRRKVYTITAEGQEALQNEYSRLIDLVRDGIILKDGEEGE; translated from the coding sequence ATGGCATATACTGGTGGTCCTATGACTGAAGCAATGTACTATGTATTGTTGGCACTTATGAATCCAAATCATGGGTATAGTCTTATGAGTGCAATTACAGAAGTTTCTCACGGGAGAGTGAACATGGGACCGGGAACACTTTATGGAGTACTTGCGCGTATTCAAAAGGAAGGCCTCATTGATCTGTCGGAGGATGACGGTAGAAGAAAGGTTTACACAATTACAGCTGAAGGTCAAGAAGCCCTTCAAAATGAATATAGCCGATTGATAGACTTAGTAAGAGATGGGATAATTTTAAAGGATGGTGAAGAAGGTGAATAA